The genomic region GGACACAGTTTCTCACAGCAGGCAAGACATAATTCTCCAACTCAAAATCCCCCCTTCCTCTTCCAAACCACACATCCTTCACTCGGTTTCACCACATTATCACAAGAACTGATTACAAAACCTCATTCCATCTGCCATCTGACATGAACCCAACATctaaagaggaaaagaggataATATTTGTGGCatcacatgattttttttcttgacaaaAATATGACCCTTGATGAAAGTAAAACTAGACATCATAATAGGCAGTggaaccccctccccccaaaaaaaagaagatccaAGAAAGAACCACATATTTGAATCCAAGCTCTGGTTTCTGAACCACAGTTCATCAATGCATCATCAACTCATTGTATAAATAACTGCTAACATGACAACTATTGACAAATTGTAGTATGTAATGCacacagttttagtttttgtggaATGTCTACTGACACTGAtattattttgttgaatttctGGCATTAGAGggtgttttttacagttttaggACAATGAACTCAAGTTCTGTACTTATATGGtggttttccactgcatggtacctactcgactcgcctcaaCTCTACTTGCCTTTTTCGGTTTTCCATCACAAAAAAaggtccctgggacctgctaccaggtactttttttagtactgcctcagtcgaggttccaagcaaaCTGAGGCgatcccaaaaggtgacgtggaaaccttcAGACTGCTGGTTTGTCCAGAACAAACgcgacatttaaaaaaaatctagccagacaccgacagattaactattctctgcactattctcacttttcgaCTGTTCAATATTAATTGCTATTAAGGGGTTTTGCAtatcgtttccaatattgcacattgttactttaaaaaaacaagaaaagtcaaaaaaaattatttagcCATTCAATtggcgcatcaaaccctcccgtaCATCctggtcttcttcctctgcaccccgtgacagTGTCACCACCTACTCTGCTGTCCCACATGCATCCCAGTCATTGTCACAAGCCTCCCCATGACTCTTACAAAGATTATACAAAGCACAGCAGGTCAGAAGCGTAGATTTCACCAGTTTTACATCAaacgcccaccagacggtctgcggcggtgattttgcaaagcgtgaatgctctgaaacacaaacagtacacaggattcatattttggtgtgtaatcatggttgctcaAGTCCATGTACTTTATTAAATACTGACTGTAACCcttaacacatgcaaatgttagctaacgttaccaggaaacctaacttacccttttgtgtctgcAAACAatagtcatgtcgacgtctgaactccgtcgaaattcccaaactcctttttttttcagctttgatttttgttgcttccttcagcttcttttgaacaaaaaaaattcttctggctgtggcaagtagccgacgtgctgttgtgagtcgcgttgaaaattacatcatcaccaGCTCTGTGttatctttgtgtgggcagtgtgttttgCTTCACTTGGGGGCGGCCTGCACTGAGCTCGGACCATACAAGGTCTGCCGAGATCTGCCAAATGATGTGGAATGTCCGACAGATCTCTGCAGACCTCCGTTCTTTTGTGGTCAACTCATACGACATAACATTCATTACACCCTACATTATGCTGCAATCTATCACCAAACCCCAACATTGGTACATTCTAACTCTAAAATGCAATAATGAACTCTACCTTAATGAAATTTGTTATTTCAGAGTCACAAAGCTATGAGAACTTGGCTGAGGTACCCGAGTGCCAGAATATACCTGACTATGAGGAAGACAATCATGACTACGAGGAGGCCGTGCCCGATTATGAGCAGGACAAGCACGATTATGAGCAGGCCATGCCCGACTATGAGCAGGACAAGCACGATTATGAGCAGGCCGTGCCCGACTACGAGCAGGACAAGCACGATTACGAGCAAGCCATGCCCAACTACGAGCAGGCCATGGCTGAGCAGTCTGACTATGTAAAGGTGGAGGATGAGGAGGTGATTCTTCCTCCTCCGTACATGGACCAAGATCAAGCAGAAGACAACACCTCCACGGAGGACTACGATGATATTGCAGATGCAAACCACAGCGAAGAGGATTATGACGATGTGGGTTAAGGCAACAAGAGAACACAACAGATACTATTCTTAAAAAGAAACTTTTGAATTTTCTCATCTGGATTCTGCTGAGCGGAGGGATCTCAACAAAGTTTCTTTgaccagctgttttttttcatattattcatgacaacaaaaagtattttatgtgttttatgtttcaaaGCACAAAGAACAACACTGAAGTGGTATACAGACCACAGGGACATAAAAGgattttatttagttaattatttctttaactgACATTGTTAACAGGCTACAAACTCcattttaagatatttaagTGTTCGTACCAACTGACGAGCagttatttgacatttcttgCATAGTTTCAATACTTACTTAATTATTGACTACATGCATTGCGTATGTTTCTGgtttaaaaactaataattTAATCTGGTATAAAAAGAATATTGCAATTTTTAGTGAAATGCCATTATAGATTGATATTATGAAAAATattcttatttgtttttgtgccgTGAGTTATTTCAGAAGTTTGATACCACTCTCTGTGTGTACTAGATGTGAAGCTATTGAAATGGGAGGCAGAAAACATAGCTTTGTTTAGCACTATGATTCAAagaggggaaacagctagcctggctttaTCATAGATATTATATCCAATTTGTtaaagtttagtttagttttattggTTTACACATACTGCATACTACAAACCAATCAGAGAGGCTTAATCTGGTCAGTCTACAATGCATAATCCAATtaaagtagaaagaaaataaaaatgaaaaagagaagaaaaaaactaaagttacacACTATCAAATCAACAGAATAAATATGaaagttaaaataatattaGGCATTACATGGGTTGTTTATAAAGACATTCCATATGGATATCATtgcacagacaaaacaaatagCTATCTGAAATTGTACGAGCGTTggctttgaaaatgtaatggCAACACATTCCATGTCACTTAAGTTCTGTAATTTAAACCAAACTGAAGTTAAGACGTTTGACAGATAGGAGGCCATAGTTTGTAGTTATTTCGAGTGTCATAATCATGAAGTTGttaacagcaaaaaagaaaaaaaagtgtttatcaTAAAATTAAAGGAAGTATCTTGTTAAGAGATCTGTATGAAAATAAAGCAATCTGTAGTTGATTGACTTGATAAACAGTGAGTGTTAAAAACAGGAGTTGAGATAATGATTTTTATGCACACAGTAGATGATTTGTAATGCCCTTTtctgaagacaaaaaacaggaaGTTTAGTGCTGAACACTTCCCCATACAGAGTTACAGTATAGTTAGTAAATGTAAACCAACTATTTTCCAATAACTTAAAAGCATGGCAACCTGTCTGAGACTCATCAAGTTGTACACCAAGAAATCTTGTAAACTGAACTCTATCTATGCTAgtattatttaaatgtcagattGATCAGCATCTCCTGGTCAAACAccaaagtaaacaaaataatatGATTTCTTAATATTaagaattaagaaaataatgatGGCCCAAGAACTGATCCTTGAGGTAGACCACAAGAGAAGAATTGATATCATTGATAGAGATaaactgtttcctgtctttcaTCTCAGAAATGTAAAAGCAGATTATCAACCTTGAAAGATTTTTACTATttcaaatatatgtatatttttttaatatcataCATTTTCCTTATTATAACCAAATCACACAATCCAGAACCAACAATGATTGATCCTACTAACAGGTATTGCTCATTCATCTGTGCCTATGAGCtgcacaaaaatattaaaaagggaTATTAATGTTCCACACTGTtgcacaaaaatattaaaaagggaTATTAATGTTCCACACTGTtgcacaaaaatattaaaaagggaTATTAATGatccacactgttgcactgggtgacatgttccttctttatatatttattttttcaccacAATGTCTTTAGTTACTTCCAGACATAGTAAAATTTACCTATAACCACTGGGACTGACAAACTCCTGCCCCAAACCCTGCGGAACCCATGTCCATCAAACCCTGACCAAGACATAACAAAACTACAACACATATAAATAATTATACATAACTACAGAAGAAAAATTGAAATACCCAATAAAGAAATGGTAAAAATACTACATAAGTAATCAAATCACTTGATTTGGAGATAAGAAAAGTGTATAAATTGTAATCAGAAAGCATATAGTAAAGTTAAGTACAAGTAGTTTGAATTTATATATGTGGGTGCTTcagacacttgaaaataaaaaccttggATTGGTCAGAAAATTATTACTTTTGCCGACACTTCTGAATGTAGTCCATGACACGATTGCTCAATCCACAATAAAGAACAAGCAAGTTGTCCACTGAAACCAGAGTTTATgcatctgaccactgtttgaaaACAACTACAGAAAAAGTCAGCAGAAGTGATAATGTGGATCTCATGCTGCTAACAGTACAGCAACAAGCCAAACAAGAGTTCATTTCCTGGCTTATCAGAAGACAAACGTGCTGTCAAAGGCAGTTACAACCAAAGTGTGGGGACTTAATAACAAGAGATCAATGGTGGAAGAATCAGATCAAGTACAAATAAACTATTGTAAAAATGCATACCTAGTAAACATGTAACAAGTAATGGTCCTGCATTCAATCTTACAGTTTGGTCAAGGTACATAATATTAgctaaaaaatgtttcaaaagcaaaaatatTTGTTCCACGGAAAAATATGACCCATTGTGATTCTTTGTTAATACTAATGCATCAATATTTACATGGTATTTTACTGTTGTAACTGGTTTATAAATTGCTTATAAATGTCAATTTTAATAagttgtaaatgaaaatgttttggtcCAGATGCCTCAATGAATTAAAggccaaaaacaataaatcaattttgAGGCTGGAGGAGACTTTTTCCATTAACCAGCATCCCACATGTTATTCTTATTAATGGCTTATAAATGAGCTATCAAGGACTGGTAAATGGTTTATTAAGATTCATTTTTAACCTCACTTTACACCAGTTGTCTTGGGGAGTTGCTGGTAGGCCCTTAGCAGAACTTCAGTAAGTATGTAGGCTACTCTATGTGCATTCTAAGTCCAACTATAAGATcgaaaatggggaaaaaacttgtttaaaaaaaaaaaggaatttggaCTCTGTTTATGAAAAGTGCCCTAAGCCAATGGTTTGGTGACCTACATACGGTATGTCTAATAATTGCTCCAGTGACCACATACTAACATCCTGTCACTCATTAGTCACTGCTTTACTGGAACCTGAGAAATTGAATGGGTACAAGTGGGTTTGAATGCCTCAGTTTAGGGTTTAGTAAACGAATGACACATAGGGCTCATAAAAGAGATGGgaaaagccaaagaaaaaaaatgcaataggTTAAAGTCTTTGAGAAATTTGGTCATAAAAAAGTCTGAACGCATTAAAGTCATTGAAGTTAAATTATGATTAAATTTTGTAAACGTTTTGTGATTATGATTGGCCGTTACAATTaagtcattgccaaatgagttgatgcAAGGCTAATTAAGAcggctccacaaaactctctcggaatttctcagcatggctgtgtttaaGAAACTTGAGTAAGGATAaatacctcttctgaagagtccatgtgtTTTTAATCCTCTACgttctccttggctactagcaactgcgtggccAAAGGGTGGGGGGATGTACTGTCACGGAAggtttgtatcatgtggatTCACCAACagaattgttgtcattacatagaattcctcatgggggcgacagaaactactcactatagctttaaatgtgACCACAATTACAGATCATTTTTGCAGTCaacactttctacttttatgCTTTTGTATAAAGAGGTTCTTATAAAGAGTagctgttattgttattgttgttgttgttgttgttgttgttgttgtttttgttgtaatcaATGAATGGTTCTCAGACTTTTATATTATAGAAGAAGAAATTTTGTAATTTGTCGTAAGAACCACAGATTTGAAAACTCTAAAAACGGAAGTCAAGCTAGAGCTAAAGGTGCTAGCTTGAAACAGACTAAAAGTGACAGTCGGTTACTTTTTGGatagaaaaaagtcacattagCATGACCGTTATTATTAGATAGTAGTAATCGATTAGAAACAGACAATacagttaaaacaaatataaaaattaaaaggaatattGATGCATACTATTTCTTATTTCATGATTAAAATCTATCTTGTGTTGATTGCATTAGTGTAATAAATTGAGTAATGAGCCTTTGAGAGCAATTTGTGCCACAGCTGggtgaaaatataaataataaaatgcctTACATGACCTTTATTAAAACTTTCACAGCAACATGTAAACTTGTGCAAATCCTTGAATTGGGAGAACGTATGCAAAGAGTGCTTGTTTCTATTAATGCTTACTTGCTAGAGACACtattagtttgtgtgtgtgggtactGTGTTTAgcctacacatactgtattctttatttcatttttatattattattattatcattaaatttttaacttttctgtATTTATCTACTTGTTTCTGCGCGTACTGCTGCAACATATACATTTCCCCTCTAGGGATCGAAAAAGCTTATCTTATCTCTTTGTTCTTCGAGGTCTGGCAGTGCGAGACTCTTCAGTACAATGAGGCgggaaatgcattttattttgaaggtgttAACAGGAAGTCCAACGCTTGACAATTAGTATGGTTGAATTGACGCTGCTGCATGCTGGCTGATCGCATCGCATTCCAATGTGAGCGAGATGTAACCGCTGTGCGGACTTTATGTTTCATAAACCGTCGTCAGCCGcattttaaaggaataaaaTGTCCAACTTGAAGGAGTCAAACACTTGCCCTGACGGCTACAGAGCTTTAAGCACAAGTGAGCTTAGGGAGCTTTTACAAAACGACGACAAAATGGACCAAATCCTTCGACTCAATGAAAAGGTAAGGTATCCTCTGTTCCCCCAAAGAACCAAAAGTGCCTTAAGGAATTTGAGCTGTTTCAACGCTTTGTTAAATATCTTCTGGTAGCTAAGGATGCGGTTTCAGGCATTTTATGTACCGTTTTGTGTTCGCTGGAAATGAACGTTTATGTCATTTGATGTACGGTGTGTAAACCAAATCCTCTATACATGGCTCATCGATCGTCTGCGTGGCGAGTGGTTGGATTTCCAATTCGTTTCCATGAGCATTGCTTCTAATATTTGCGGTAAGTTACTAGTTCACGTTCTTAAAGCCAATATTAAACTAAGGGGGTTATTTATTTAAGCGTTTCTCTGTACAagtgattgttttaatttgtgagCGTTCTTATCGTGCAGGAAGCATCATATCGAGATGTTGAAGACCCCATACGCGCCGTTATATGGCTGGAGTCCTTACACCGAACTCCCTTTTGAAAATCTGGCAATTAAGTGTTTCATCCCTTAGAAGACTTACACATGAGGTAGAAGAAGACTTGAGGAAAATATTAGTGTTCTTACTGCATACTACAAAAGTCGGCATTACTTGAGCACACATAGCAAGACTTATTTTAACACAATTCCAACTTTAACAGCTGGCCGTCTTCAGTCCTTCCATCGAAAGATCGGTTGGCGAGCAGTTCATTCTGAATTAAAATATACTTTTACTGTAGCAAGTTGGGTCTTGGTGTATTGGATCAATGCCAAATTGAGCAGTGATCTCTTggcaattaaaaaacattttaattattactatattgtattatttcatGAGTGTAGCTTTAACATGGCAAATAAAACAATGccagatttttaaaaaggaattcCACGTGCCTACTCCCCATGTCAGAGAGGCACCTTTCGAGGCTACATTaccacacacacgctcactcaatctctctctctgtctctctctctctctctctctttctctctctttctcacacacacacacgcacacgcacacagagaagATGTACCAGggattttcaaacttttttaatGGTCCTCATTTTGCTTAGGTTTGCCTCAAAGAGGGCACTGAAACAGAAATGAGTCCCAGTCCGGATTCAGTAGGCTATAGAATTGCATGACTTTCACAGCTATGGGTGGATTCATAACAACAGTGTGTCTAGTGAAACATTACAAAGCTGGGTGGGTGGGTTATTGTCGTCGTCATACATGTTCTTTCTGTTATTGTACCAACTTCCGGGAGTTAATTAACTAGGAGATTCAACATTTGATATTCCTGTATCCCCCACTTTGAGAACCAGATTTGTGTTGCTCTCTTCAACCATACTCTTCTGCTTTGATATGACCAAACCTGAATGTCATGCGATTCTGCTGCCTAAGATGTGACATTTGAAACCTAGCTCTGTGAATGAATTGGGATGATGGAGCCACAGTGGTTGGATCTCACCAAGAGGTCATAGAATACTCCCCCCGGGAGCAGAGCAGTTTGACTCAGAGCCATGATCCAGAGAGCTTGGGGGTGTTTTAGCAACTATTCATTCAGGCTCCCATTTGTCTGTCATTAACTAATAATACAGAGCTTGAGTTGTGCCGAGGACAGTTGTCCTGTAAGTAGCCTGTCTCCCACTAATACACTAGGCCTGAGTGTTATCCTCACTGGTATAGCCATGCAGATTTATTTGGTTAGCACAATTTAGCTACAggacaattcaaagtgctttacataaaaacaataaaaacataaaagcagataatacacaagaataaaagttacagtgcagtataaggaATTAAACATTAAGGAAATCAACAATCATTTAGAGAAaggcaacattaaaaagaaaggtcttcagtcttgatttaaaagaactgagagttgcagcggacctgcagttttctgggagtttgttccagttATGAAGAGCATAAAAACTGGatgctgcttccccctgtttagttctgactctggggacagaaagcagacctgtcccaggcgacctgagaggtctgggtgggtTCATAgtgtagcagatcagaaatgtattttgtcctGTAAAAAAGTCCTGCAGTCAATATGTTACTTAAAAATACCACACTATTAGCATCACAATATACTATAAGTTCCAAAAGTACTCAATATGCACATTGGACCACTTACGattaatacatattatattattcaaCTGTTATTATGGCTGAAGTAATGTTTTCATTACTTTAAtattgcagctggtaaaggtggagcAGCTTAAATggacttagttactttccacctgGTTATCATGGCCAACTGGTTCCACATGTCTCATCTCCATATGAGCTCTTGGTGCTTCATTAATCTCATGTTAATGGTGAACGTTATGTAAACCACTGAGTGTAATCATTCATGATGATTCATCATCATGAATGCTACAGCCTTATTGGGGGGGAAATCCTTGTGTTTTCATAGCTTGCACACACAATAAGCTACATGTTATACATATTTCCAGTGTAACAAGAATTGCACCAACAAactaaagtataaaaagtcatatcaaAAGGGAAGATAAAACATGTAATCATTTGGACCTAAATGCTTCTGCAGCATTGAGTATCAAATGCATCATAAGCTACTATTAAACGTCTGCTCAGATTTACAGTTTGGTTTACTTATTCTTTGATCAGAGAGTTCCATATTAAAACCACAATTTAGAAAGTTGAGATTATATTTAGTTCTTGTTTGGCTGATTGTGTTTAGATataattacagaaaataaaggGTTACTTGAGAAGATCAATTCCACTCTCATATCTATCTATTTAATATAACCAGCAGGGGGTTAGCTTTGTGTGGGCACTACTtacctggctctgtccaaagacaacaaaactagcaaccccaaaacacattttcacctaCGATGAcgagctgtaaacacaacactgacaataTAATCTCCTTATAACTTTTGATACAGTGAACTTCTCAGCAATCTGTTTCCTATTTATACATCCAGCAGACATGCAGCAACATTAGCATATTCAATATCTTTTATCTCCGTGTTGGTGTCCACCATCTCCTGAGCAATATGAGTCCTTAGCTGCTTAATGCTCCACTATGTCCATCAGCTAGTGTCTGTTGTGTATTGCTGACTAGGTAATGCAGACCAGGTTAATCAAAACTTTTCAAATTGCACATTGTCGTTCAATcagttgtttttataaaaaatattaatcataGCTGCTTTAAGCCTTCAACTCATCCAAAATGGTGCAAAGAGAGAGTTAAGAAGCTGGCCcttcatttatttcagttaaagaCAGGCCTGGCGTTCTCTTTCAATTCTCTTTCATGGAAAAGACGTTTGAGACCCCCTGTCAGTGTCATTGCAGACCGTCAATTTAGGGGTGAAATGTCATTTGATGGCTTTGGACTGCAGAAGCCTAATTAAGCTTAAGGCCTATTTAAGAATAAAGAGAAACGCATATTTACTGCATTTCATGTGGTCACACATgttcacagaaaacaacagtgctgctgctcctcttctcCTGACACTTAAGTGTTCCCCGAGTGTCATTTGTCAAGGATGGTAAACACTGTCAGCTCAGCTTTACAGCCCGTGCatcaaaaccccaaaaaacgCTCCCTGAAGACTGCAGCAGTTGTTTGATAAATGATGCAGGCTAGCCAAAGCAGGAAATGGAGCGTCCATTTAAACTCCCGTTTGAGAAAAACAGGACAATTGATTGGACTGTAGGTCTGAAACAAGCTATGTTATCTTATTCTTGCAGGGACATTTTTCAAACTGGACATGAGCTCTGTAGTATCTCTTTCTGCACTCAGACAGACCTTCTTTTGACTACAGGGCACATTCTACAAATTCCTCTGAACTTAGGACTCGTGCATCCTTTGATAACCCGTAAAATGTGAGACAGATGCACCGTAAATTCTGGACTCAATGAAATGGCCTTCAGTGACTGACTGTTGAAAGAAGGCAATTGAGCTAGAAAAGTATCCGGCTGGGCAGAATCACAAGAACGCTTTGACTTGATGGGTTAGTCAAAGACTATTACGATTTTTGCCGTGTGAGGCTCACAAAGTGGCTTTATGTCCGTGTTTGAGACGCCAACGATTTCTTTACAGTGATGTCGTGACTGCATTGTTTGGCAAGACTTAAAGGGAGtagcattcattttaattatttatagcTTTCTTATGTTCTAGTGAAAGTGACCCCTCCCCCTCACATACACATACCCAGACCACCATCTCTCAATGCCCAACAGCAAAAATCCATCCCAATGACTCAAGGATTATTTGCCTTGGTTTTGAAATGTCTAACTTTCAAGTCCTTAAACAAACGTCATTTTCAAGTTAAACAGCATAAAAGCTGAAAGGGCTTTTTAATCCAATAGGTTTtgattttaagtaaaaatgcCTGTTTGTATGACATTAATAGTATTccaaatggacctacttaaagtcataaaatgtcatgcaGCAGTTGATTGGAGAACAGGTGTCTGTTTTAAGTGGTTGATGTCTCCTCTTTGAGATGACTGGAAGGATACCAGTCTAATTCCCAGGGCTGGCTTTGGGGTGATGTGCACCAAGAATGTAACTCAGTGACCCTCTTCCACTTTCAGTAGGTGCCCTTCCCCATCAGGTGATTCAGTGTCCTGTGCCGCC from Etheostoma cragini isolate CJK2018 chromosome 13, CSU_Ecrag_1.0, whole genome shotgun sequence harbors:
- the LOC117955920 gene encoding chromosomal replication initiator protein DnaA-like isoform X1, whose protein sequence is MDYLRKYLWLWVIIAVIFACGIISIIFFFINKCISRRGKHRISQLQRRSPDFTVESNKYQETGLKINTPPLPPRTQFLTAESQSYENLAEVPECQNIPDYEEDNHDYEEAVPDYEQDKHDYEQAMPDYEQDKHDYEQAVPDYEQDKHDYEQAMPNYEQAMAEQSDYVKVEDEEVILPPPYMDQDQAEDNTSTEDYDDIADANHSEEDYDDVG
- the LOC117955920 gene encoding uncharacterized protein LOC117955920 isoform X2; the encoded protein is MDYLRKYLWLWVIIAVIFACGIISIIFFFINKCISRRGKHRISQLQRRSPDFTVESNKYQETGLKINTPPLPPRTQFLTAESQSYENLAEVPECQNIPDYEEDNHDYEEAVPDYEQDKHDYEQAMPNYEQAMAEQSDYVKVEDEEVILPPPYMDQDQAEDNTSTEDYDDIADANHSEEDYDDVG